In one window of Bos javanicus breed banteng chromosome 24, ARS-OSU_banteng_1.0, whole genome shotgun sequence DNA:
- the RBFA gene encoding putative ribosome-binding factor A, mitochondrial isoform X3: protein MWKKFWYEGPSLGSHLTHKSSQLEFLTKSTSRRTRKEDQVRLRALNGLLYKALTDLLCTPEVSQELCDLNVELCKVSLTSDFSACRVFWRATLSEAQNAHTEAVLRRSAAHMRHLLMSQQTLRNVPPIVFVQDKKYAAVIEVDRLLAIADFGPRGEKEDFVQSDFSDPEALDAASPSDTLSPAAHLNLCGIDHEALNKQILEYKRRREQGHGSASPLWPEHVADLRKQMRRRKAKPHVDDNLSPKNYLQGGE from the exons ATGTG GAAGAAGTTCTGGTATGAAGGTCCTTCCTTGGGCTCTCACTTG ACCCACAAGTCATCCCAGTTGGAGTTCCTGACGAAGAGCACCTCTCGGAGAACCCGGAAGGAAGACCAGGTACGCCTGAGGGCCCTGAACGGTCTCCTCTATAAAGCGCTCACAGACTTGCTGTGCACCCCTGAAGTGAGCCAGGAGTTGTGCGACTTGAACGTGGAGCTCTGCAAG GTCTCTCTGACTTCAGATTTCTCTGCCTGCCGTGTCTTCTGGAGGGCGACCCTCTCCGAAGCTCAGAACGCACACACAGAGGCCGTCCTGCGGAGGAGCGCTGCGCACATGAG GCATCTTCTGATGTCGCAGCAGACCCTGAGGAACGTGCCTCCCATAGTGTTTGTTCAGGACAAAAAATATGCAGCTGTGATCGAg GTTGATCGGCTGCTGGCAATTGCTGATTTTGGACCCCGGGGTGAAAAAGAAGACTTTGTGCAAAGTGACTTCAG TGACCCCGAGGCCCTGGACGCGGCTTCGCCAAGTGATACCCTGAGCCCTGCAGCACACTTGAACCTGTGTGGGATTGACCATGAGGCACTCAACAAGCAGATCCTGGAGTACAAGAGGAGGAGAGAGCAAGGGCATGGGAGTGCCAGCCCCCTGTGGCCAGAGCACGTGGCTGACCTGAGGAAgcagatgaggaggaggaaggccAAGCCCCACGTGGACGATAACCTCTCTCCCAAGAACTATCTGCAGGGTGGGGAGTGA
- the LOC133237430 gene encoding probable 2-ketogluconate reductase isoform X2, which yields MGDQDLPGVLVSDLEGPHGICEDHAEDLKRHFNLITMQDFLENKAQLGPQIQAVYIWCGRPAVSQELLHSLPSLKIVASAGAGLDHLDLGLVASFGVKVANTPHAVSSPTADLGMALLLAAARRVVEGHQLAVSPHTENFPTDYMGQQVTGATLGIIGMGSIGYKIAQRARAFEMKIVYHNRKRRKLEEEEAVGAIYCERLDDLLQWSDFVMLAVSLTPQTQGLIGKRELRLMKPTAILVNIGRGLLVDQEALVEALQTGLIKAAALDVTYPEPLPRDHPLLELKNVILTPHIGSATHQARRQMMENLVESILASLSGLPIPNEVLLK from the exons ATGGGTGATCAGGACCTACCTGGAGTTCTGGTGTCTGATCTTGAAGGACCACATGGTATATGTGAAGATCATGCTGAAGACCTGAAGAGACACTTTAATCTCATTACCATGCAAgactttttggaaaataaagcacAGCTGGGTCCCCAGATCCAAGCTGTGTACATCTGGTGTGGAAGGCCGGCTGTCAGCCAGGAGCTCCTGCACAGCCTGCCCTCCTTGAAGATCGTGGCCAGCGCAGGGGCAGGGCTGGACCACCTGGACCTGGGGCTCGTGGCCAGCTTTGGTGTGAAGGTGGCCAACACACCACATGCTGTCTCCAGCCCCACAGCAGACCTGGGGATGGCCTTGCTGCTTGCTGCAGCTCGGAGAGTCGTGGAAG GTCATCAGTTGGCTGTTTCACCACATACAGAGAACTTTCCTACAGACTATATGGGTCAACAGGTGACTGGGGCCACTCTGGGAATTATTGGCATGGGCAGCATTGGCTATAAGATTGCTCAAAGGGCCAGAGCATTTGAAATGAAGATTGTCTATCACAATAGGAAACGCAG AAaattggaggaggaggaagctgtTGGGGCCATTTACTGTGAGAGGCTGGATGACCTCCTTCAGTGGTCAGACTTTGTGATGTTGGCTGTGAGCCTGACGCCACAGACCCAGGGCCTGATCGGGAAGCGGGAGCTGAGGTTAATGAAGCCCACCGCCATCCTCGTCAACATTGGCAGAG GTCTGCTAGTTGATCAAGAAGCCCTGGTGGAAGCCCTTCAGACCGGGCTCATTAAGGCGGCAGCGCTGGATGTGAcgtacccagagcccctgcccag AGATCATCCTTTATTGGAGTTGAAGAACGTCATTCTGACACCTCACATTGGAAGTGCAACTCATCAAGCAAGACGACAGATGATGGAAAATTTGGTTGAAAGCATCCTGGCTTCTCTCAGTGGCCTTCCTATTCCTAACGAAGTGCTGCTTAAATGA
- the RBFA gene encoding putative ribosome-binding factor A, mitochondrial isoform X1, which yields MWAALRGRPGLHLGLLSGARGLHSSPVSCGKNLLKKFASKTKKKFWYEGPSLGSHLTHKSSQLEFLTKSTSRRTRKEDQVRLRALNGLLYKALTDLLCTPEVSQELCDLNVELCKVSLTSDFSACRVFWRATLSEAQNAHTEAVLRRSAAHMRHLLMSQQTLRNVPPIVFVQDKKYAAVIEVDRLLAIADFGPRGEKEDFVQSDFSDPEALDAASPSDTLSPAAHLNLCGIDHEALNKQILEYKRRREQGHGSASPLWPEHVADLRKQMRRRKAKPHVDDNLSPKNYLQGGE from the exons ATGTGGGCCGCTCTCAGGGGGCGGCCGGGGCTCCACTTGGGGCTCCTGAGCGGTGCCCGAGGTCTGCACAGCTCGCCTGTGTCCTGTGGCAAGAACCTGCTCAAGAAATTTGCTTCGAAAACCAA GAAGAAGTTCTGGTATGAAGGTCCTTCCTTGGGCTCTCACTTG ACCCACAAGTCATCCCAGTTGGAGTTCCTGACGAAGAGCACCTCTCGGAGAACCCGGAAGGAAGACCAGGTACGCCTGAGGGCCCTGAACGGTCTCCTCTATAAAGCGCTCACAGACTTGCTGTGCACCCCTGAAGTGAGCCAGGAGTTGTGCGACTTGAACGTGGAGCTCTGCAAG GTCTCTCTGACTTCAGATTTCTCTGCCTGCCGTGTCTTCTGGAGGGCGACCCTCTCCGAAGCTCAGAACGCACACACAGAGGCCGTCCTGCGGAGGAGCGCTGCGCACATGAG GCATCTTCTGATGTCGCAGCAGACCCTGAGGAACGTGCCTCCCATAGTGTTTGTTCAGGACAAAAAATATGCAGCTGTGATCGAg GTTGATCGGCTGCTGGCAATTGCTGATTTTGGACCCCGGGGTGAAAAAGAAGACTTTGTGCAAAGTGACTTCAG TGACCCCGAGGCCCTGGACGCGGCTTCGCCAAGTGATACCCTGAGCCCTGCAGCACACTTGAACCTGTGTGGGATTGACCATGAGGCACTCAACAAGCAGATCCTGGAGTACAAGAGGAGGAGAGAGCAAGGGCATGGGAGTGCCAGCCCCCTGTGGCCAGAGCACGTGGCTGACCTGAGGAAgcagatgaggaggaggaaggccAAGCCCCACGTGGACGATAACCTCTCTCCCAAGAACTATCTGCAGGGTGGGGAGTGA
- the RBFA gene encoding putative ribosome-binding factor A, mitochondrial isoform X2 has product MWAALRGRPGLHLGLLSGARGLHSSPVSCGKNLLKKFASKTKKKFWYEGPSLGSHLTHKSSQLEFLTKSTSRRTRKEDQVSLTSDFSACRVFWRATLSEAQNAHTEAVLRRSAAHMRHLLMSQQTLRNVPPIVFVQDKKYAAVIEVDRLLAIADFGPRGEKEDFVQSDFSDPEALDAASPSDTLSPAAHLNLCGIDHEALNKQILEYKRRREQGHGSASPLWPEHVADLRKQMRRRKAKPHVDDNLSPKNYLQGGE; this is encoded by the exons ATGTGGGCCGCTCTCAGGGGGCGGCCGGGGCTCCACTTGGGGCTCCTGAGCGGTGCCCGAGGTCTGCACAGCTCGCCTGTGTCCTGTGGCAAGAACCTGCTCAAGAAATTTGCTTCGAAAACCAA GAAGAAGTTCTGGTATGAAGGTCCTTCCTTGGGCTCTCACTTG ACCCACAAGTCATCCCAGTTGGAGTTCCTGACGAAGAGCACCTCTCGGAGAACCCGGAAGGAAGACCAG GTCTCTCTGACTTCAGATTTCTCTGCCTGCCGTGTCTTCTGGAGGGCGACCCTCTCCGAAGCTCAGAACGCACACACAGAGGCCGTCCTGCGGAGGAGCGCTGCGCACATGAG GCATCTTCTGATGTCGCAGCAGACCCTGAGGAACGTGCCTCCCATAGTGTTTGTTCAGGACAAAAAATATGCAGCTGTGATCGAg GTTGATCGGCTGCTGGCAATTGCTGATTTTGGACCCCGGGGTGAAAAAGAAGACTTTGTGCAAAGTGACTTCAG TGACCCCGAGGCCCTGGACGCGGCTTCGCCAAGTGATACCCTGAGCCCTGCAGCACACTTGAACCTGTGTGGGATTGACCATGAGGCACTCAACAAGCAGATCCTGGAGTACAAGAGGAGGAGAGAGCAAGGGCATGGGAGTGCCAGCCCCCTGTGGCCAGAGCACGTGGCTGACCTGAGGAAgcagatgaggaggaggaaggccAAGCCCCACGTGGACGATAACCTCTCTCCCAAGAACTATCTGCAGGGTGGGGAGTGA